From Drosophila nasuta strain 15112-1781.00 chromosome X, ASM2355853v1, whole genome shotgun sequence, one genomic window encodes:
- the LOC132794994 gene encoding phospholipid-transporting ATPase ABCA3 isoform X2: MPATFGLLFKHNVLIEVALWRRTLFETITVLILLVIILVNPISYTKSLLYSRQYSEDDREIVSHKLDNIDLLKSIVDSRREQTKFNLAYCPNSVFAKQVANAVATRLELNTTIAFEDSDTLQNQFDQRTTLAAIVFEDTDANLETPPKVLSVSIRFPSEFRTLNSFLTEDRLWLTRCSGFVNAKRDNVEEKELYQDIYIRETFLQIQHQVFMEWLHQLRAIYPSSYTEPAVEVFNIRLKVPDERCSSIDVYTVPLFLFNFLYLLPFINILRNIAGQMRNNVFSHQWHYGYGFVKQYLCLILVLFIRLIILNFFYGTGHFFWSVETHNVQPLVFFGMLAFMVIFTLEMIITALAIAKIFGNGMNAVLCGIVLWLFNYAIFGVILRRYWDQHGNYIFLILSSFMSNQIPYCMQMFQRSVEQTHVIHFMDVLALYVSAVFNLLIFTLCFVLLQWRMPGRLISSRVCYSKRRKKMNMDVNIYLGRSPSWHNFEFGDVGSQELLRLRHIYTIQTDTERKVLKNISMRLYRGEIYVLLGHIGSGKLSLLRVMSGIKYPIRGTVFFKGADIYDNLANYRKYCDFRALGNGLCDHLTIEQTINYHVRLKFDTNRMDRYNVERNKWIDILEAQISNRRTRINRLSTGQRHLVGLCCALVTDTKIILLNEPTVELSPREAQIFWSIIAMEKEHRAFVVATNSIDEAEAVGNRIGILSMGVLEASGTPFFLRAKFSSSVELVLIKKPHVPDTPITEFISQYIPGTEPENEIGDTLTYKIDAVHRPLLQKMLIHLENNGKSMGIENIRVVGSEMSDIYMKLVTSFRVQQQVIPDHKHSSMRWCRASNCDVSKFAPCSTRK; this comes from the exons atgccCGCAACATTTGGTCTGCTATTTAAGCATAATGTACTTATTGAAGTAGCGCTCTGGCGTCGCACGTTATTTGAAACAATTACTGTATTAATATTGCTGGTAATAATACTAGTTAATCCCATATCATATACGAAAAGTTTGCTGTACAGCCGTCAGTATAGCGAAGATGATCGTGAGATTGTGTCCCACAAACTGGATAATATTGATTTACTGAA GAGCATTGTAGATTCAAGACGCGAACAaaccaaatttaatttagcatACTGCCCCAATTCGGTGTTTGCCAAGCAAGTGGCCAATGCGGTGGCCACCAGATTGGAATTGAATACGACGATCGCTTTTGAGGATAGCGATACACTGCAAAATCAATTCGATCAACGCACCACATTGGCGGCCATCGTATTTGAGGATACCGATGCCAATTTGGAGACTCCACCAAAAGTTCTATCGGTTTCCATACGCTTCCCAAGCGAGTTTCGCACATTGAATTCTTTTCTTACCGAAGATCGTTTGTGGCTAACACGTTGCTCGGGCTTTGTGAATGCCAAACGTGATAATGTTGAGGAGAAAGAACTGTATCAGGATATCTATATACGCGAGACATTCTTGCAGATTCAACACCAGGTATTTATGGAATGGTTGCACCAGCTGCGTGCGATTTATCCATCGTCATATACGGAACCGGCTGTGGAGGTTTTCAATATACGTCTCAAGGTGCCCGATGAGCGTTGCTCCTCAATTGATGTGTACACTGTGCCATTGTTTCTCTTCAACTTCCTTTATCTGTTGCCCTTTATCAACATCTTAAGG aATATTGCTGGTCAAATGCGGAATAATGTTTTCAGCCATCAATGGCATTATGGCTACGGTTTTGTCAAGCAGTATTTGTGCCTCATTCTGGTGTTGTTCATTCGTCTCATCATACTCAACTTTTTTTATGGTACTGGTCATTTTT TCTGGTCCGTGGAGACTCACAACGTCCAGCCGTTGGTATTCTTTGGCATGCTGGCCTTCATGGTGATCTTTACCTTGGAGATGATCATTACAGCACTGGCGATTGCCAAGATCTTTGGTAATGGAATGAATGCGGTGCTCTGTGGCATTGTGCTGTGGCTCTTTAACTACGCGATTTTTGGCGTAATATTGCGACGTTATTGGGATCAACATGGCAACTATATATTTCTCATACTCTCGTCATTTATGAGCAATCAAATACCCTACTGTATGCAAATGTTTCAACGTTCTGTCGAACAAACACATGTAATTCATTTTATGGATGTCTTGGCACTCTATGTCTCCGCCGTGTTCAATTTGCTGATCTTTACATTGTGCTTTGTTCTGTTGCAATGGCGTATGCCTGGCCGATTGATCAGCAGCCGTGTATGTTACAGCAAACGTCGCAAGAAAATGAACATGGATGTGAACATCTATCTGGGTCGATCGCCCAGTTGGCATAACTTTGAGTTTGGCGATGTGGGCAGCCAAGAACTGTTGCGACTCCGTCACATTTATACGATACAAACGGACACAGAACGCAAAGTGCTGAAGAACATCTCGATGCGTCTGTATCGAGGGGAAATCTATGTGCTATTGGGACACATTGGCTCGGGCAAGCTTAGTTTGTTGCGTGTCATGAGCGGAATCAAATATCCCATACGTGGCACTGTGTTTTTCAAAGGAGCTGATATCTATGATAATCTGGCGAATTATCGCAAATATTGCGATTTTCGTGCACTCGGAAATGGGCTATGTGATCATTTGACTATCGAACAGACGATCAACTATCATGTGCGACTAAAGTTCGACACGAATAGAATGGATCGCTATAATGTGGAGCGTAACAAATGGATCGATATACTCGAGGCACAGATCAGTAATCGTCGCACACGCATCAATCGATTGTCGACAGGACAGCGGCATTTGGTTGGACTTTGCTGTGCTTTGGTCACCGATACAAAAATCATACTGCTGAATGAGCCGACAGTGGAGTTGTCGCCACGGGAGGCGCAAATCTTTTGGAGCATCATTGCAATGGAGAAGGAGCATCGTGCGTTTGTCGTGGCCACCAATAGCATCGATGAGGCCGAGGCTGTTGGCAATCGCATTGGCATACTCAGCATGGGAGTCTTAGAGGCTAGTGGCACGCCCTTTTTTCTGCGTGCTAAATTCAGCAGTAGCGTTGAGCTG GTGCTGATCAAGAAGCCCCATGTGCCGGATACGCCAATAACTGAATTCATTTCGCAGTATATACCAGGTACTGAGCCTGAAAATGAAATTGGCGATACGTTGACCTATAAAATCGATGCTGTGCATCGACCGCTACTACAAAAGATGCTCATACATTTGGAGAATAATGGCAAATCGATGGGAATCGAGAATATACGTGTTGTGGGCTCCGAAATGTCCGATATCTACATGAAATTGGTCACATCGTTTCGTGTGCAGCAACAGGTTATACCCGAT CACAAACATTCAAGTATGCGGTGGTGTCGCGCAAGCAACTGCGACGTCAGCAAATTCGCGCCATGTTCTACAAGAAAATGA
- the LOC132794994 gene encoding phospholipid-transporting ATPase ABCA3 isoform X1, whose amino-acid sequence MPATFGLLFKHNVLIEVALWRRTLFETITVLILLVIILVNPISYTKSLLYSRQYSEDDREIVSHKLDNIDLLKSIVDSRREQTKFNLAYCPNSVFAKQVANAVATRLELNTTIAFEDSDTLQNQFDQRTTLAAIVFEDTDANLETPPKVLSVSIRFPSEFRTLNSFLTEDRLWLTRCSGFVNAKRDNVEEKELYQDIYIRETFLQIQHQVFMEWLHQLRAIYPSSYTEPAVEVFNIRLKVPDERCSSIDVYTVPLFLFNFLYLLPFINILRNIAGQMRNNVFSHQWHYGYGFVKQYLCLILVLFIRLIILNFFYGTGHFFWSVETHNVQPLVFFGMLAFMVIFTLEMIITALAIAKIFGNGMNAVLCGIVLWLFNYAIFGVILRRYWDQHGNYIFLILSSFMSNQIPYCMQMFQRSVEQTHVIHFMDVLALYVSAVFNLLIFTLCFVLLQWRMPGRLISSRVCYSKRRKKMNMDVNIYLGRSPSWHNFEFGDVGSQELLRLRHIYTIQTDTERKVLKNISMRLYRGEIYVLLGHIGSGKLSLLRVMSGIKYPIRGTVFFKGADIYDNLANYRKYCDFRALGNGLCDHLTIEQTINYHVRLKFDTNRMDRYNVERNKWIDILEAQISNRRTRINRLSTGQRHLVGLCCALVTDTKIILLNEPTVELSPREAQIFWSIIAMEKEHRAFVVATNSIDEAEAVGNRIGILSMGVLEASGTPFFLRAKFSSSVELVLIKKPHVPDTPITEFISQYIPGTEPENEIGDTLTYKIDAVHRPLLQKMLIHLENNGKSMGIENIRVVGSEMSDIYMKLVTSFRVQQQVIPDVTQTFKYAVVSRKQLRRQQIRAMFYKKMIHSAPNVWPIIMIFACLILIVAITRLAFVLDVPNMRTNVIPLGFKGATKNIKKIPNIRKCGYIDITSLAKTPAYRKVISPSKVFGPNSFDCAKGSYWDYLKQKTELHSLGAIELESDQKIHGYISQDSFHSAPMTLNLLHNIILRLTYPNDDDIYTLVDNHPMPTSLMMKINLIDNEVAHIVAPLAIGCVLPLTVSMFILPMVEEQKTQIRGLQLIAGLGLDIYWGITLFWDYITYFVHAMIIVIVVACTFIGHFGGFENILLLLLIAVYGAAALPITYVLSMYVNKSMVRAFLASIMFHNLTGLVLYMLYWDVANSNVVFFYGACLSPGFALLDGISNIYIRCLEEQHCRAKCSTIENCTPENMHEMVPHCVFDTYFKWSGHGILPSLLFMSLAAVFTLFLIFWIELHRKEKKFHSSKDLHNLRSVTYPFDDSDVADVKQKIAAADMSKCKQSVFLVDQVEAKIPTKSNRVNTVSFALNKYMSMGIFGPKNSGKSHLIRQLVGIDGFAFGEIYVRGLDFKYDLDTIRGYIGYCPQDHGLLNDLTPREHIRLLCMIRGVAEKKIGEKMHDLCRMLNMTGWMHRRCGALTAEKRRKLNVALSLVAYNKIFVLDEPTSGMPSTTRREIWNILRYLRYCGKTIIFSSNDELECKVLADFIILFQDSEMLAIGSLQYLRYKYSHGFYLEVRLVRDGSTIEESEANLRKDVENLSRFVSFLHDKSELVGRLHNWFKFYIPVGHIVYSFLYGAMEKNKVRLNVYDYCIYQSSMNVVIAQVQDTRAELRGRQVESNLPEESDPPLPIIKSMTERTSSSRPPTSNA is encoded by the exons atgccCGCAACATTTGGTCTGCTATTTAAGCATAATGTACTTATTGAAGTAGCGCTCTGGCGTCGCACGTTATTTGAAACAATTACTGTATTAATATTGCTGGTAATAATACTAGTTAATCCCATATCATATACGAAAAGTTTGCTGTACAGCCGTCAGTATAGCGAAGATGATCGTGAGATTGTGTCCCACAAACTGGATAATATTGATTTACTGAA GAGCATTGTAGATTCAAGACGCGAACAaaccaaatttaatttagcatACTGCCCCAATTCGGTGTTTGCCAAGCAAGTGGCCAATGCGGTGGCCACCAGATTGGAATTGAATACGACGATCGCTTTTGAGGATAGCGATACACTGCAAAATCAATTCGATCAACGCACCACATTGGCGGCCATCGTATTTGAGGATACCGATGCCAATTTGGAGACTCCACCAAAAGTTCTATCGGTTTCCATACGCTTCCCAAGCGAGTTTCGCACATTGAATTCTTTTCTTACCGAAGATCGTTTGTGGCTAACACGTTGCTCGGGCTTTGTGAATGCCAAACGTGATAATGTTGAGGAGAAAGAACTGTATCAGGATATCTATATACGCGAGACATTCTTGCAGATTCAACACCAGGTATTTATGGAATGGTTGCACCAGCTGCGTGCGATTTATCCATCGTCATATACGGAACCGGCTGTGGAGGTTTTCAATATACGTCTCAAGGTGCCCGATGAGCGTTGCTCCTCAATTGATGTGTACACTGTGCCATTGTTTCTCTTCAACTTCCTTTATCTGTTGCCCTTTATCAACATCTTAAGG aATATTGCTGGTCAAATGCGGAATAATGTTTTCAGCCATCAATGGCATTATGGCTACGGTTTTGTCAAGCAGTATTTGTGCCTCATTCTGGTGTTGTTCATTCGTCTCATCATACTCAACTTTTTTTATGGTACTGGTCATTTTT TCTGGTCCGTGGAGACTCACAACGTCCAGCCGTTGGTATTCTTTGGCATGCTGGCCTTCATGGTGATCTTTACCTTGGAGATGATCATTACAGCACTGGCGATTGCCAAGATCTTTGGTAATGGAATGAATGCGGTGCTCTGTGGCATTGTGCTGTGGCTCTTTAACTACGCGATTTTTGGCGTAATATTGCGACGTTATTGGGATCAACATGGCAACTATATATTTCTCATACTCTCGTCATTTATGAGCAATCAAATACCCTACTGTATGCAAATGTTTCAACGTTCTGTCGAACAAACACATGTAATTCATTTTATGGATGTCTTGGCACTCTATGTCTCCGCCGTGTTCAATTTGCTGATCTTTACATTGTGCTTTGTTCTGTTGCAATGGCGTATGCCTGGCCGATTGATCAGCAGCCGTGTATGTTACAGCAAACGTCGCAAGAAAATGAACATGGATGTGAACATCTATCTGGGTCGATCGCCCAGTTGGCATAACTTTGAGTTTGGCGATGTGGGCAGCCAAGAACTGTTGCGACTCCGTCACATTTATACGATACAAACGGACACAGAACGCAAAGTGCTGAAGAACATCTCGATGCGTCTGTATCGAGGGGAAATCTATGTGCTATTGGGACACATTGGCTCGGGCAAGCTTAGTTTGTTGCGTGTCATGAGCGGAATCAAATATCCCATACGTGGCACTGTGTTTTTCAAAGGAGCTGATATCTATGATAATCTGGCGAATTATCGCAAATATTGCGATTTTCGTGCACTCGGAAATGGGCTATGTGATCATTTGACTATCGAACAGACGATCAACTATCATGTGCGACTAAAGTTCGACACGAATAGAATGGATCGCTATAATGTGGAGCGTAACAAATGGATCGATATACTCGAGGCACAGATCAGTAATCGTCGCACACGCATCAATCGATTGTCGACAGGACAGCGGCATTTGGTTGGACTTTGCTGTGCTTTGGTCACCGATACAAAAATCATACTGCTGAATGAGCCGACAGTGGAGTTGTCGCCACGGGAGGCGCAAATCTTTTGGAGCATCATTGCAATGGAGAAGGAGCATCGTGCGTTTGTCGTGGCCACCAATAGCATCGATGAGGCCGAGGCTGTTGGCAATCGCATTGGCATACTCAGCATGGGAGTCTTAGAGGCTAGTGGCACGCCCTTTTTTCTGCGTGCTAAATTCAGCAGTAGCGTTGAGCTG GTGCTGATCAAGAAGCCCCATGTGCCGGATACGCCAATAACTGAATTCATTTCGCAGTATATACCAGGTACTGAGCCTGAAAATGAAATTGGCGATACGTTGACCTATAAAATCGATGCTGTGCATCGACCGCTACTACAAAAGATGCTCATACATTTGGAGAATAATGGCAAATCGATGGGAATCGAGAATATACGTGTTGTGGGCTCCGAAATGTCCGATATCTACATGAAATTGGTCACATCGTTTCGTGTGCAGCAACAGGTTATACCCGATGTTA CACAAACATTCAAGTATGCGGTGGTGTCGCGCAAGCAACTGCGACGTCAGCAAATTCGCGCCATGTTCTACAAGAAAATGATCCATTCGGCGCCCAACGTGTGGCCCATCATTATGATCTTCGCTTGTCTGATACTCATTGTGGCTATCACACGTCTCGCCTTTGTTCTCGATGTGCCCAATATGCGTACGAATGTCATACCGCTGGGCTTTAAGGGCGCcacaaagaatataaaaaagataCCAAATATACGTAAATGTGGCTACATTGACATCACATCGCTGGCTAAAACGCCAGCGTATCGTAAGGTCATCTCGCCGTCAAAGGTCTTTGGGCCGAACTCATTCGATTGCGCCAAGGGCAGCTATTGGGACTATCTGAAGCAAAAGACCGAGCTGCACAGCTTGGGCGCCATTGAGTTGGAGAGCGACCAGAAAATACACGGCTATATCAGTCAGGATTCATTTCATTCAGCACCCATGACGCTTAATCTGCTGCACAACATTATACTTAG ATTGACATATCCAAATGATGACGATATTTACACGCTGGTCGATAATCATCCAATGCCCACATCTTTGATGATGAAGATCAATCTAATCGACAACGAGGTGGCACACATCGTAGCACCCTTGGCTATTGGCTGTGTGCTGCCATTGACCGTATCGATGTTTATACTGCCGATGGTTGAGGAACAAAAAACGCAAATACGTGGACTGCAGCTGATCGCTGGCCTTGGCCTGGACATCTATTGGGGCATCACATTGTTTTGGGATTACATCACATATTTCGTGCATGCGATGATTATCGTCATTGTTGTGGCCTGCACATTTATTGGACACTTTGGTGGTTTCGAGAATATCCTTCTGTTGCTATTGATTGCCGTTTATGGAGCGGCGGCATTGCCGATTACCTATGTGCTTTCGATGTATGTGAATAAATCGATGGTGAGAGCATTTCTCGCCTCGATCATGTTCCATAATCTGACCGGTTTGGTGCTCTACATGCTTTATTGGGATGTCGCGAATAGCAATGTGGTCTTCTTCTATGGCGCTTGCCTGTCGCCGGGATTTGCGCTGCTCGATGGTATCAGCAACATTTACATACGTTGCCTCGAGGAGCAGCATTGTCGTGCCAAGTGTTCGACCATCGAGAATTGTACGCCGGAGAATATGCATGAAATGGTCCCGCATTGTGTTT TTGATACTTATTTCAAGTGGTCAGGTCATGGCATACTGCCGTCACTCTTATTTATGTCGCTGGCTGCGGTTTTTACCCTGTTCCTCATCTTCTGGATTGAGCTGCATCGCAAGGAGAAGAAATTTCATTCATCTAAAGA TCTGCACAATTTGCGTTCTGTCACATATCCGTTCGATGACAGCGATGTGGCCGATGTTAAGCAGAAGATAGCCGCTGCTGATATGAGCAAGTGCAAGCAATCGGTGTTTCTGGTCGATCAGGTGGAAGCCAAAATACCCACAAAAAGCAACCGCGTGAACACAGTATCGTTTGCGCTCAACAA GTACATGAGCATGGGCATCTTTGGGCCAAAGAACTCCGGTAAAAGTCATCTCATCAGACAGCTGGTGGGCATCGATGGCTTTGCCTTTGGTGAGATCTATGTGCGTGGCTTGGACTTCAAATACGATCTGGATACGATTCGCGGCTATATTGGATATTGCCCACAGGATCATGGACTGCTCAATGATTTGACGCCCCGCGAACACATTCGTTTGTTGTGCATGATACGCGGTGTGGCGGAGAAAAAAATCGGTGAAAAAATGCACGATTTATGCCGCATGCTCAACATGACGGGCTGGATGCATCGTCGTTGTGGCGCTCTTACGGCTGAGAAGCGACGCAAATTGAATGTCGCACTCTCGTTAGTGGCCTACAATAAGATCTTTGTGCTAGACGAACCCACAAGTGGAATGCCATCGACGACGCGTCGAGAAATCTGGAATATCCTACGTTATTTGCGTTATTGCGGCAAAACGATTATATTCTCCAGCAACGATGAGCTCGAGTGCAAAGTTCTGGCCGATTTTATCATACTGTTTCAGGATAGCGAAATGTTGGCCATTGGGAGCTTGCAATATCTGCGCTACAAGTACAGTCACGGCTTCTATTTGGAGGTGCGATTGGTGCGCGATGGCAGCACCATTGAGGAATCGGAGGCCAA ttTGCGTAAGGATGTGGAGAACTTGTCAAGATTCGTCAGTTTTTTGCATGATAAATCGGAATTGGT CGGTCGTTTGCATAACTGGTTCAAGTTCTATATACCCGTGGGCCACATTGTCTATTCTTTTCTGTATGGCGCCATGGAGAAGAATAAGGTGCGTCTCAATGTCTACGACTATTGCATCTATCAATCAAGCATGAACGTTGTCATTGCCCAGGTGCAGGACACACGCGCCGAACTCCGGGGCCGTCAAGTGGAATCCAATCTACCAGAGGAATCCGATCCACCATTGCCAATAATCAAGTCAATGACAGAGAGAACATCGTCGTCAAGGCCGCCAACATCAAATGCTTAA